One part of the Plasmodium relictum strain SGS1 genome assembly, contig: PRELSG_00_v1_222, whole genome shotgun sequence genome encodes these proteins:
- a CDS encoding surface-associated interspersed protein (SURFIN), producing MNAKKEFRKRKTRNASTCRFDYDSWKKDVTSKIDFQLNDAHIERDPDKRRGICEKFNAYADEKKQELIDEKCKLLDAQGESTSKCSDEWSQIEAHIIDKIKEKPGHPCNRTSSNYTKKKSDKNGKKNSKSDECLRHSQSSISNRNGKTEALLISNNLSTTVLKPTISANTSTDSQNHKPLPLSAPKSTPSSLPDNSPISASTSANILVSTSAPVSAPTTIIPTSNDSILSKSNDSSNMTVGYTHNNMLNSTTNILLTSSSPIQNIDNKNISPTNSITVKPTVTTPSIITTSAIIPISIGFGSFFGILILLIFLYKCTPIGPWLGNRKSKKKKKQKKKKKLQIYRMSRSLGFPYEKSESNRKNLEACNKTNNFICEIILEKEINVNERYEEEELKENENEEKRERKEREKEHNERYIETKRNIVATRKKWKWKAVIEIHMMMLEECQKEEWELNRREFLKICLEEFQEEEGVYYNVINRDLIMETYQEEITNIFLEQKPLWKIWVEWNDKLIEKWKKEQWFKNLKKKWKKEVNKSVELMKKEEMIEDTTKGTINPMLERQKIIWKKWIQKQNRLHTFDEEKLLKQLVEHAKEEEMKKNMETIDREKTIIDIEEKDKAFKDSNKNELVSRLKIEIHMMVLDEWKKEEWILNKKEFLKTCIEELKIQNNSDEITEILEIEEIIKDITLEKKKDELEKMKKEKYFIELKQEWKNKEKKYMEKLNKENLSGNNEEIIENPMLRKQMIIWKKHWEEMRKKLKNENKNESFIMLMDEYNKEVIRKEADEISIIEKNIKEDEIEKGREKLKYLQEEQKEEINRKGEKERKKKEKKIKHMEENVEEEKKKNICMTLRKKPKCKTMIEIHMLIIEDCKQEEWESKREEFLEICLNEWLKDKGTIKGAIDKEVIMKGEEESSNVALKKQKILSEKWIKRQKKMLEKWKKEEWFNNLKEEWKKEEQIHIKTINKIEVMDRANEIEREKELWKQWIEKQKEVFMRYDKEMWFNKLLEEYEKEEDQCIIKENEENIKEKKKNSDKKKREEVIIKEEVDKKTKKKTLISHMCIEIHMAVLDQCKKEELESMRYDFLRSYIEKNKKNERLYEQETGNKEVDEIEKERQMNFIIEKKKEQWDCWKKEDWYQELKLNWKEEMKHMIKTTDKIKEEIINPMLKTQTVQRKWQEKQRNILKKWNKQNKIERPTKKSEDEEGIEDKNN from the exons ATGAATGCTAAAAAAGAATTCAGGAAAAGAAAAACTAGGAATGCTTCAACGTGTAGATTTGATTATGACAGCTGGAAGAAAGATGTCACTAGTAAAATTGATTTTCAACTTAATGATGCTCATATAGAAAGAGATCCTGATAAAAGAAGAGGAATTTGTGAAAAATTCAATGCCTATGcagatgaaaaaaaacaaGAGTTAATAGACGAAAAATGTAAGTTACTGGATGCTCAAGGAGAGTCTACATCCAAATGTAGTGACGAGTGGTCTCAAATTGAAGCACATATAATTGAcaaaataaaagagaaaCCCGGACACCCATGTAACAGAACTTCTAGTAattacacaaaaaaaaaaagtgataaaAATGGGAAAAAAAATAGCAAGAGTGATGAATGTTTAAGACATAGTCAATCGAGTATAAGTAATAGAAATGGAAAGACTGAAGCTCTTTTAATTTCTAACAATTTAAGTACCACTGTCCTCAAGCCTACAATATCTGCAAACACAAGCACGGATTCACAGAATCACAAACCCCTACCTTTGAGTGCACCTAAATCTACACCCTCATCTTTACCAGATAATTCACCTATATCTGCATCAACTTCTGCAAATATATTAGTGTCTACATCAGCACCTGTATCTGCACCTACTACTATTATTCCTACTTCCAATGATTCTATTTTGTCTAAAAGTAATGATAGCTCTAATATGACTGTAGGTTACACACATAATAATATGTTAAATAGTACAACTAACATTTTACTTACTTCGTCTTCACCTATTCaaaatattgataataaaaatatatcccCAACTAATTCTATCACAGTTAAGCCTACAGTAACTACACCTTCTATTATAACTACATCTGCTATTATTCCTATTTCAATTGGATTTGGATCATTTTTTGGAATTCTTATCCTTTTgatctttttatataaa tGTACTCCTATTGGACCATGGCTTGGTAACCGAAaatcaaagaaaaaaaaaaaacagaaaaaaaagaaaaaattacaaatatatagGATGTCAAGGTCTCTAGGATTTCCTTATGAAAAATCAGAAAGTAATAGGAAAAACCTTGAAGCATGTAATAAGacaaataactttatatgtgaaattatattagaaaaagaaattaatgtAAATGAAAGatatgaagaagaagaattaaaagaaaatgaaaatgaagaaaagagagaaagaaaagaaagagaaaaagaacATAATGAAAGATATATAGaaacaaaaagaaatattgtAGCAACAAGGAAAAAGTGGAAATGGAAGGCTGTAATTGAGATACATATGATGATGTTAGAGGAATGTCAAAAAGAGGAATGGGAATTGAATAGAAGAgaatttctaaaaatttGTTTGGAAGAATTTCAAGAAGAAGAAGGTGTATATTATAATGTAATTAATAGGGACTTAATAATGGAAACATATCAAGAAGAAAttactaatatttttttggaACAAAAGCCTTTATGGAAAATATGGGTAGAATGGAATGATAAGTTAATAGAGAAATGGAAAAAAGAACAGTggtttaaaaatttaaagaaaaaatggaaaaaagaGGTAAATAAATCTGTagaattaatgaaaaaagagGAGATGATAGAAGATACAACAAAGGGAACAATTAACCCTATGCTAGAGagacaaaaaataatatggaAGAAGTGGATACAAAAGCAAAATAGGTTACATACTTttgatgaagaaaaattgTTAAAACAGTTAGTAGAACATgcaaaagaagaagaaatgaaaaaaaatatggaaaCAATAGATAGagaaaaaacaataatagATATAGAAGAAAAGGATAAAGCATTTAAGGATTCAAACAAAAATGAATTAGTATCGAGATTAAAGATAGAGATACACATGATGGTATTAGACGAATGGAAAAAAGAAGAGTGgatattaaacaaaaaagaatttcTGAAAACATGCATAGAAGAGTTGAAAATACAGAATAATTCAGATGAAATAACAGAAATTTTagaaatagaagaaataataaaagatattacattagaaaaaaaaaaagatgagttagaaaaaatgaagaaggaaaaatattttattgaatTAAAGCAAGAATGGAAAAAcaaagaaaagaaatatatggaaaaattaaataaagagaACCTATCAggaaataatgaagaaataattgAAAATCCTATGTTACGAAAGCAAATGATTATATGGAAGAAACATTGGGAAGAAATGCGCAAGAAGTTaaagaatgaaaataaaaatgaatccTTTATAATGCTTATGGACGAGTACAACAAAGAAGTCATTAGAAAAGAAGCAGATGAAATTAgcataatagaaaaaaatataaaagaagatgAAATTGAAAAGGGAAGAGAAAAactaaaatatttacaaGAAGAACAAAAAGAGgaaataaatagaaaaggtgaaaaagaaagaaaaaaaaaagaaaaaaagataaaacatATGGAAGAGAATGTAGaagaagaaaagaaaaagaatatttgtATGACATTGAGAAAAAAACCGAAGTGCAAAACTATGATAGAAATACATATGCTAATAATAGAAGACTGTAAGCAAGAGGAATGGGAATCAAAAAGAGAAgaatttttagaaatttGCTTGAATGAATGGTTAAAAGATAAAGGAACAATTAAAGGTGCAATAGACAAAGAAGTCATAATGAAAGGAGAAGAAGAAAGCAGTAATGTagcattaaaaaaacaaaagattTTATCGGAGAAATGGAtaaaaagacaaaaaaaaatgttggaaaaatggaaaaaggAAGAATGGTTTAATAATTTGAAGGAAGAATGGAAAAAGGAGGAacaaatacatataaaaacaataaacAAAATAGAAGTCATGGATAGAGCAAATGAGAtagaaagagaaaaagaattatggAAACAATGGATTGAGAAACAAAAAGAAGTATTTATGAGATATGACAAGGAAATGTGGTTTAATAAGCTTCTAGAAGAGTATGAAAAGGAAGAAGATCAGTgcataataaaagaaaacgAAGAGaacataaaagaaaaaaaaaaaaattcggATAAGAAGAAAAGAGAAGAAGTAATAATAAAGGAAGAAGTAGATAAGAAAACAAAGAAGAAAACGTTAATATCTCATATGTGCATAGAGATACATATGGCAGTATTAGATCAGTGTAAGAAAGAAGAATTAGAGTCTATGAGATATGATTTTCTTAGATCATATatagagaaaaataaaaaaaatgaaagattATATGAACAAGAAACGGGAAATAAGGAAGTagatgaaatagaaaaagagagacaaatgaattttattataGAAAAGAAGAAAGAACAATGGGATTGTTGGAAAAAAGAGGATTGGTATCAAGAATTAAAGTTGAATTGGAAAGAGGAAATGAAGCACATGATAAAAACAAcggataaaataaaagaagaaataataaatcctATGTTAAAAACTCAAACAGTTCAGAGAAAGTGGCAAGAAAaacaaagaaatattttaaagaaatggaataaacaaaataaaatagaaagaCCAACGAAAAAGAGCGAAGATGAAGAAGGAatagaagataaaaataattaa